A DNA window from Helianthus annuus cultivar XRQ/B chromosome 15, HanXRQr2.0-SUNRISE, whole genome shotgun sequence contains the following coding sequences:
- the LOC110941658 gene encoding vicilin-like antimicrobial peptides 2-2, producing MEVKGKICFVFMLFVAILLVSATLSLGSGELGSKYGPSSTEPGSDYYACKLKCVKMSGGVDEKLKCRNECEEKQMQKEREKGSGFGSGETDPDYRGCKAECEKIPGAVESERLRCKKGCEDYHDEKQKRERGGGQGRGGGGQYDIVFAEETQGLRKMVGECHQSCQGSQGEQQHPQCFQSCIQKRLQEQGRRQTGDTRRPETTPRTDKPYRQQSNNPYVFEDHHFTARLETEHGNLRVLQKFTDRSELFNGIEKYRAAFLEAEPQTFVVPNHWDADVLAFVANGQGTITLIEGDSRQSHNIKRGDLFHVPAGITAYLINTDNNERLVLAKILHSVSVPGDLQLFSVGGGDAESSYYNAFSIEVLEAAFGVDRESAHKMVGQQKLQQGMFKKVTEEQVRSLSGDDKSRGWPFGDRKGKGRGTHSIYKNEPSVANENGILHEVDSKDFPDLRDINVAFSLFNITQGSMAGPFYNTKATMVLMVSNGGGRFEMACPHLAEQGTRGGQINPRYEQVSSELRRGTVVVIPAGHPVVIEASNEQNLEVIGFGLNSDENEWFPLTGRDNILSQWEDEALELTFGFPASELQSVIQKQNKKLFFKAPERSGRAFA from the exons ATGGAGGTAAAAGGGAAGATATGTTTTGTTTTCATGTTGTTTGTAGCTATCCTTCTTGTTTCCGCTACTCTGAGTCTTGGTTCGGGCGAACTGGGCTCGAAATACGGGCCCAGTTCAACTGAACCTGGCTCGGATTACTACGCTTGTAAGCTTAAGTGTGTGAAAATGAGCGGTGGAGTAGATGAGAAGTTAAAGTGTAGAAACGAATGTGAGGAGAAGCAAATGCAGAAGGAGAGGGAAAAGGGttcgggtttcgggtcgggtgaAACGGACCCGGATTATAGGGGTTGTAAGGCGGAGTGTGAAAAGATACCGGGTGCGGTTGAAAGTGAGAGGCTAAGGTGTAAGAAGGGGTGTGAAGATTACCATGATGAGAAGCAGAAGAGGGAGAGAGGAGGCGGTCAAGGACGAGGCGGTGGCGGTCAGTACGACATCGTTTTCGCTGAGGAAACGCAAGGCTTGAGGAAGATGGTGGGAGAGTGCCACCAAAGTTGCCAG GGGAGCCAAGGAGAACAACAACATCCCCAATGCTTCCAATCATGCATCCAGAAACGCCTCCAAGAGCAAGGAAGGCGTCAAACCGGCGACACTAGGCGGCCCGAAACCACCCCGAGAACCGATAAACCATACCGCCAACAGTCCAACAATCCTTACGTGTTCGAAGACCACCATTTCACCGCTCGACTAGAAACCGAGCATGGTAACCTTAGGGTTCTTCAAAAGTTCACTGACCGATCCGAACTTTTCAACGGCATCGAGAAATACCGCGCTGCATTTCTCGAAGCCGAACCTCAAACGTTCGTTGTACCAAACCATTGGGACGCCGATGTTCTTGCTTTCGTAGCAAACG GTCAGGGAACGATTACTTTGATCGAAGGAGATTCGCGACAAAGCCATAACATTAAGCGCGGAGATCTCTTCCACGTACCCGCGGGAATCACCGCGTATCTAATCAACACCGACAACAACGAACGCCTTGTTTTGGCGAAGATTCTACATTCGGTCTCCGTCCCCGGTGACTTGCAG CTCTTTAGCGTTGGAGGTGGCGACGCGGAGTCATCGTACTACAACGCGTTCAGTATCGAAGTTCTTGAAGCTGcatttggt GTTGATCGCGAATCGGCCCATAAAATGGTCGGGCAGCAGAAGCTACAACAAGGGATGTTCAAGAAGGTTACCGAAGAGCAAGTTAGATCGTTGTCCGGAGATGATAAAAGTCGCGGATGGCCTTTTGGCGACCGAAAAGGAAAGGGAAGGGGCACGCATAGTATCTACAAGAACGAACCGTCCGTGGCGAACGAGAACGGTATTCTCCACGAGGTTGATTCCAAAGATTTCCCCGATCTCCGAGATATCAACGTCGCCTTTTCGCTCTTCAACATAACTCAG GGATCTATGGCGGGACCGTTCTACAACACCAAGGCGACGATGGTTCTAATGGTGTCGAATGGTGGAGGTCGGTTTGAAATGGCGTGTCCTCACTTGGCCGAGCAAGGCACCCGAGGCGGTCAAATTAACCCACGTTACGAGCAAGTGAGCTCGGAGCTAAGACGTGGAACGGTAGTTGTAATTCCCGCGGGTCATCCTGTGGTGATTGAAGCATCCAATGAGCAGAATCTTGAAGTGATCGGTTTCGGGTTGAATTCGGATGAGAACGAGTGGTTCCCGCTCACGGGGCGGGACAATATTTTGAGTCAATGGGAGGATGAGGCGTTGGAGCTGACGTTTGGTTTTCCGGCTAGCGAGTTGCAAAGTGTGATTCAGAAGCAGAACAAGAAGCTTTTCTTTAAGGCTCCGGAGAGGAGTGGTCGTGCGTTTGCTTGA
- the LOC110941656 gene encoding serine/threonine-protein kinase STY13, translating into MDTKESNSCGFGSSPRKSTELGSKSTELGSKSTELGGDVDDDLFLRADKIDFKNWDVQLDKHLAKIWSKEREIQEEWEIDLTKLDIKNVVAHGTFGTVYKGVYDGQDVAVKVLDWGDDGCVTAAEAFALRASFEQEVAVWHGLDHPNITKFIGASVGTSDLKIPSNNDPNAGQNHVPQRACCVVVEYLQGGTLKKFLIKNSRKKLSFKIVVQLALDLSRGLSYLHSKKIVHRDVKTENMLLDASGTLKIADFGVARVEARNPKDMTGETGTLGYMAPEVLEGKPYNRKCDVYSFAICLWEIYCCDMPYADLSFAEVSSAVVHQNLRPNIPKCCPSSFENILKKCWDGNPDKRPEMEEVVKLLEAIDTSKGGGMVPEDEVTGCFCIRRHRRGP; encoded by the exons ATGGATACGAAGGAATCAAATTCTTGTGGTTTTGGTTCATCTCCTAGAAAGTCAACGGAATTGGGTTCAAAGTCAACGGAATTGGGCTCAAAGTCAACGGAATTGGGTGGTGATGTGGATGATGATCTGTTTTTAAGGGCAGATAAGATTGATTTTAAGAACTGGGATGTGCAATTGGATAAACATTTAGCAAAGATTTGGTCAAAGGAGAGAGAAATTCAGGAAGAATGGGAGATTGATTTGACTAAACTGGATATAAAGAATGTTGTTGCTCATGGTACTTTTGGTACTGTTTACAAAGGTGTTTATGATGGTCAAGATGTTGCAG TTAAGGTATTAGATTGGGGCGACGATGGTTGTGTTACTGCTGCCGAGGCTTTTGCTCTTCGAGCATCATTTGAACAAGAAGTTGCTGTTTGGCATGGACTTGATCATCCAAATATCACCAAG TTCATTGGAGCTTCAGTTGGGACATCGGATCTCAAAATTCCATCAAACAATGATCCAAACGCGGGCCAAAATCATGTACCACAAAGAGCTTGTTGTGTTGTAGTCGAATATCTTCAAGGGGGGACGCTCAAGAAATTCTTGATCAAAAACTCGAGAAAGAAATTATCTTTCAAGATTGTCGTTCAACTCGCTCTTGATCTCTCTAGAGG ATTAAGCTATCTTCACTCCAAAAAGATTGTTCATAGAGATGTAAAAACCGAAAATATGTTGTTAGATGCAAGTGGAACTCTTAAGATCGCTGATTTTGGAGTTGCTCGCGTTGAAGCGCGAAATCCTAAGGACATGACCGGTGAAACAGGAACTCTTGGTTACATGGCACCAGAG GTTCTTGAAGGAAAACCGTATAATAGGAAATGTGACGTTTATAGTTTCGCCATATGTTTATGGGAAATATATTGTTGTGACATGCCTTATGCCGATCTTAGCTTTGCTGAAGTATCTTCTGCAGTTGTTCATCAG AATTTACGGCCAAACATTCCAAAGTGTTGTCCGAGCTCTTTCGAGAACATTTTGAAGAAATGCTGGGACGGGAATCCTGATAAGAGGCCGGAAATGGAGGAGGTTGTGAAGTTGTTGGAAGCGATAGACACTAGCAAAGGTGGCGGAATGGTGCCCGAGGATGAAGTCACTGGTTGTTTCTGCATCCGCAGACACCGTCGTGGCCCTTGA
- the LOC110941657 gene encoding CST complex subunit STN1, producing the protein MQSLHDTHVKLLAFDFLSLTPSPSHPNTVIHKGTHLLSRAETLGIITFREHKPDRFLKFTVDDGTGCIPCVLWLNQLTSPYFSRRCPPDVRRIAEVAKSFATLIQIGVSARVRGKVGVYRGNVQLTVSDVVVERDPNAEIVHWLECVRLAKKCYGCLNVNVNDSG; encoded by the coding sequence ATGCAATCCCTACACGACACCCACGTAAAACTCCTAGCATTCGACTTCTTATCCCTAACCCCATCACCATCCCACCCAAACACCGTCATCCACAAAGGCACCCACCTCCTCTCCCGCGCCGAAACCCTCGGTATCATCACTTTCCGGGAACACAAACCCGACAGATTCCTCAAATTCACCGTCGACGATGGCACCGGATGCATCCCATGTGTTCTCTGGCTCAACCAACTCACTTCCCCCTATTTCTCTCGCAGATGCCCACCAGATGTTCGACGAATTGCCGAAGTGGCTAAAAGTTTTGCAACCCTGATTCAAATTGGGGTTTCGGCTCGGGTGCGAGGGAAGGTTGGTGTTTATAGAGGGAATGTGCAGCTTACTGTTTCGGATGTGGTTGTTGAGAGGGATCCGAATGCGGAGATTGTTCATTGGTTGGAGTGTGTTAGATTGGCTAAGAAGTGTTATGGTTGTTTGAATGTGAATGTTAATGATAGTGGTTGA
- the LOC110941655 gene encoding vicilin-like antimicrobial peptides 2-2 — protein sequence MGFKAKICVGFCLFVATLLISATITLGSSESNQEMMICKMKCEQTIGIDQEDEKPRCIKSCEKYHKEKGKWEREGDRGQRGDTSGSERGWGNDRQQRYSDNPYVFEDQHFTARLETEQGNVRVLQKFSDRSELFNGIEKYRASFLEAEPQTFIVPNYRDAEALIFVANGQGTITLIERDSRQSHNIKRGDLFHVPAGITVYLTNTDNNERLVLANILHSVSVPGDLQIFSVGGGDPESSFFNAFSHEVIEAAFNVDRESAQKLIGQQKQQQDIFKKATKEQIRSLAGEDKGRLWPFGDRKETSRHTSIYKNKPSVANENGILHEVDSKDFPDLQDINVAVSFFNITRGSMAGPFYNTKATQVLMILNGVGRFEMACPHLSEQTTRTHTGEINPRYEQVSSELRHGTVVVIPVGHPVVIEASGEQNLEVIGFGLNSDENEWFPLAGRENVLSRWEDEALELTFGFPAQEVKRVIQKQNQKLFFKGPARRGRASG from the exons ATGGGGTTTAAAGCAAAAATATGTGttggtttttgtttgtttgtagCTACACTTCTCATTTCTGCTACCATAACTCTTGGTTCAAGTGAAAGCAACCAAGAAATGATGATTTGCAAGATGAAGTGTGAGCAAACCATTGgtattgatcaagaagatgagaAGCCAAGGTGCATCAAGAGTTGTGAAAAGTACCATAAGGAGAAGGGAAAGTGGGAGAGAGAAGGCGATCGCGGTCAAAGAGGCGACACTAGCGGGTCGGAAAGAGGTTGGGGAAACGATAGACAACAACGATATTCCGACAATCCATATGTTTTCGAAGACCAACATTTCACTGCTCGGTTAGAAACCGAGCAGGGTAATGTTAGGGTTCTTCAGAAATTTAGTGACCGGTCAGAGCTTTTCAACGGTATTGAGAAATACCGTGCTTCGTTTCTTGAAGCCGAACCGCAAACGTTCATTGTACCGAACTATCGGGATGCCGAAGCTCTGATTTTCGTTGCAAACG GCCAGGGAACGATTACTCTGATCGAACGTGATTCGCGACAAAGCCATAACATTAAGCGCGGAGACCTATTCCACGTACCTGCCGGAATCACCGTGTATCTAACCAACACCGACAACAACGAACGACTTGTTTTGGCCAACATACTCCATTCGGTCTCCGTTCCCGGTGACTTGCAG ATCTTCAGCGTCGGAGGTGGCGACCCTGAGTCATCGTTCTTCAACGCGTTCAGCCACGAAGTTATTGAAGCCGCATTTAAC GTTGATCGCGAATCGGCCCAAAAGTTGATCGGGCAGCAGAAACAACAACAAGACATTTTCAAGAAAGCAACCAAGGAGCAAATAAGATCGTTGGCCGGAGAAGATAAAGGTCGATTATGGCCCTTTGGTGACCGAAAGGAGACGAGTAGACATACTAGTATCTACAAGAACAAACCGTCCGTTGCAAACGAGAACGGAATCCTCCACGAGGTTGATTCCAAAGATTTCCCGGATCTTCAAGACATCAATGTTGCCGTTTCGTTCTTCAACATAACTCGG GGATCAATGGCAGGACCCTTTTACAACACCAAGGCCACACAGGTTCTGATGATTCTGAATGGTGTCGGTCGGTTCGAAATGGCGTGCCCGCACTTGTCCGAGCAAACCACCCGCACCCACACCGGTGAAATTAACCCGCGTTACGAGCAAGTGAGCTCGGAGCTGAGACATGGAACGGTAGTTGTAATTCCGGTAGGTCATCCAGTGGTAATTGAAGCATCCGGTGAGCAGAATCTTGAAGTGATCGGTTTTGGGTTGAATTCGGATGAGAACGAGTGGTTCCCGCTTGCGGGGCGGGAGAATGTGTTGAGTCGGTGGGAAGATGAGGCGTTGGAGCTGACGTTCGGTTTTCCGGCGCAGGAAGTGAAGCGGGTTATACAAAAGCAGAACCAGAAGCTTTTCTTTAAAGGTCCGGCAAGGCGCGGCCGTGCTTCTGGTTAA